A part of Cottoperca gobio chromosome 4, fCotGob3.1, whole genome shotgun sequence genomic DNA contains:
- the mcoln3b gene encoding LOW QUALITY PROTEIN: mucolipin-3 (The sequence of the model RefSeq protein was modified relative to this genomic sequence to represent the inferred CDS: deleted 1 base in 1 codon), translated as MEESSDLYDVYETNGPPPWADDQHHGLEDLDNVECLRRKIKYYFMNPCEKYHARGRKPWKLILQIIKIAIITVQLVSFGLSNQMVVTFKEENLMTFKHLFLKDYVDGGMDMYAVYRQADVYDHIDYIIEQYGHLHNITVGNHAYDKNGTFYTPLTLCQEFYRNGTIYPDDETFEIDAEVETVCLNVYPMYPSLREALPHFELHFKRLLSIKVTFVLKAINLQTVRHRELPDCYDFTVIITFNNLAHSGRIKVDLENDVDINECRDWKVAGASPRNVYLTVLFDCLIIITCITSCTLCTRSVINGIQLQSEYTLYCKNLCGKDVPWSDRLEFVNGWYILIIASDTFTIIGSILKIEIQTKVLTSYDVCSIFLGIGTMFVWIGVIRYMGYFKKYNILILTLRAAFPNVIRFICCAGIIYLSYCFCGWVVLGPYHEKFRTLNTVSECLFSLINGDDMYPTFKNMKQKSSLVWTFSRVYLYSFVSLFIYMILSLFITIITDTYDTIKQQQQSGTPTSELQKFMSVCKDPPNSGVYRLDENNGCFSNCCGTRCRKRQERLTSEA; from the exons ATGGAGGAGTCCAGTGACTTGTATGATGTGTAC GAGACAAATGGCCCCCCTCCCTGGGCAGACGACCAACATCATGGTCTGGAGGATCTGGACAATGTGGAGTGTCTCAGAAGGAAGATCAAATATTACTTTATGAACCCTTGTGAGAAGTACCACGCTCGCGGCCGAAAACCATGGAAACTCATACTGCAGATCATCAAAATTGCCATTATTACTGTCCAG TTAGTGTCTTTTGGGCTGAGCAACCAGATGGTCGTCACATTCAAGGAGGAAAATCTGATGACATTCAAGCACCTCTTCCTGAAAGATTATGTCGATGGCGGCATGGATATGTATGCTGTTTACAGACAGGCTGATGTTTATGATCACATCGATTACATCATTGAACAG TATGGACATCTGCACAACATCACAGTAGGCAATCACGCCTATGACAAAAATGGTACTTTCTACACCCCCCTTACATTGTGTCAGGAGTTCTACAGAAACGGTACCATCTACCCTGATGATGAGACCTTTGAAATTGATGCCGAAGTGGAAACGG TATGCCTTAACGTTTATCCGATGTATCCGTCATTGCGTGAAGCACTTCCACATTTTGAATTGCATTTCAAAAG GTTGCTCTCTATCAAGGTCACATTTGTTCTCAAAGCCATAAATTTACAGACGGTGAGACATCGAGAGCTGCCAGACTGCTACGACTTTACcgttatt ATCACTTTCAACAACCTCGCTCACAGCGGCAGGATAAAGGTTGACCTGGAAAACGATGTAGACATCAATGAATGCAGAGACTGGAAAGTGGCTGGGGCAT CTCCTAGGAACGTATACCTGACTGTGCTGTTTGACTGCCTCATTATTATAACGTGCATCACCTCCTGCACCCTCTGCACACGCTCAGTGATTAATGGGATTCAACTGCAGAGT GAGTACACACTCTACTGCAAGAACCTCTGCGGTAAAGACGTCCCATGGTCCGACAGGTTGGAGTTTGTGAACGGTTGGTATATCCTGATCATTGCTAGCGACACATTTACCATCATTGGCTCCATTCTCAAGATCGAGATCCAGACTAAG GTCCTCACAAGTTATGATGTCTGCAGCATCTTCCTTGGGATAGGCACCATGTTTGTGTGGATCGGGGTCATCCGCTACATGGGCTACTTTAAGAAGTACAAT ATTCTCATCCTGACACTGAGAGCAGCTTTCCCAAACGTTATCCGTTTCATCTGCTGCGCTGGAATCATCTACCTGAGTTACTGTTTTTGTGGCTGGGTCGTCCTTGGTCCGTATCATGAGAAG ttccGGACCTTGAACACTGTGTCAGAGTGTCTATTCTCCCTGATCAATGGAGACGACATGTATCCCACCTTCAAGAACATGAAGCAGAAGAGCAGCCTGGTGTGGACCTTCAGCAGGGTCTACCTCTATTCCTTTGTCTCGCTCTTCATCTACATGATCCTCAGCCTTTTCATCACAATCATCACCGACACCTATGACACCATCAAG cagcagcagcagagtggaaCTCCGACATCGGAGCTGCAGAAattcatgtctgtgtgtaaagATCCGCCAAACTCTGGGGTGTACAGACTGGACGAAAACAACGGCTGCTTCTCGAACTGCTGCGGCACCAG gTGCAGGAAGCGTCAGGAGAGGCTGACTTCAGAGGCATAG